TCGGTGTGAATGCTGTGCCCAAAAGGCTCGGTGATATTAACCGGGAAACTGAATTTGTTCTGAAGCATTTCGGCGTTGAAATTCCGGAACATCTTTTTACAGTCAAAACCCAGGTGGCAGATTTAAACGTTGATCAGGCTTTTCCCGTATCACCGGATATTTCGATTAAAACAGCCTGGCACCTTATGAAAAAAAACAATATCAAAACGATTCCCGTTATTGATGATCATGAGCGACTTTTAGGAATTGTAACCCTATCCGATATTACCAATAATTATATGGATGCCTTGGACAACAACACCATCGCTTCAACGAGAACGACCCTGCGCAATATCGCCGAAACGCTGAATGCGACATTGATCTGCGGTTCCCAGGAAGATTTCGAGACGACCGGCAAGGTTGTGGTTGCTGCTGTTGAACCCGATGATTTGCATTCGTTTGTTGAGCCGGGTGATATTGTGATCACGGGAAACCGGCTGGATATCCAGTTGAAAGCTCTGGAATACGGTACCACCTGCCTGATCCTCACCTGCGGCGGGGATCCGTCACAAGAGTTGATCGAAGAAGCCCGCAGCAGGAATATTGTTTTGTTGACGACTCCGATTGACACCTATACGACCGTAAGGCTGGTGAATCAGAGCATACCGGTAGGTGCCGTCATGACCAGCCAGAACCTTATATCGTTTAACATTGATGACTTTATTGATGATATTCAGGATAAAATGTTAAAAACCAGATACCGGAGCTATCCAATTGTTGATGACAACAACCGGATCCAAGGATTCATCTCCAGATATCATTTGATTTCACAGAGAAAGAAAAACGTTATTCTGGTGGATCACAATGAAAAATCCCAGACTGTCAATGGCATTGAAGAGGCAGAAATCCTTGAGATTATCGATCACCATCGACTCGGTGATATTCAGACGGCCAGTCC
This genomic stretch from Dehalobacter restrictus DSM 9455 harbors:
- a CDS encoding putative manganese-dependent inorganic diphosphatase; protein product: MDKLVFVTGHKNPDTDSICSAIAYAELKKKLGVNAVPKRLGDINRETEFVLKHFGVEIPEHLFTVKTQVADLNVDQAFPVSPDISIKTAWHLMKKNNIKTIPVIDDHERLLGIVTLSDITNNYMDALDNNTIASTRTTLRNIAETLNATLICGSQEDFETTGKVVVAAVEPDDLHSFVEPGDIVITGNRLDIQLKALEYGTTCLILTCGGDPSQELIEEARSRNIVLLTTPIDTYTTVRLVNQSIPVGAVMTSQNLISFNIDDFIDDIQDKMLKTRYRSYPIVDDNNRIQGFISRYHLISQRKKNVILVDHNEKSQTVNGIEEAEILEIIDHHRLGDIQTASPIFLRNEPVGSTSTIVANMFFEMGIRPSKSIAGILCSAILSDTLKFKSPTSTYVDRMTAEKLAEIAGIDDMDKYANQMFKEGSSLQGKTLKEIFYQDFKDYTFGKYRIGIGQVFTMDKEKISEMEDSLIAFMKQLCAERGYHLLMLFVTDILDQTSEVLFSGEEKELISLAFNVDLGENSVCLPGIVSRKKQVVPLISVAVDK